In Nostoc sp. GT001, a genomic segment contains:
- a CDS encoding SIMPL domain-containing protein has translation MTITNFKGYSQDMRKITALMLSISVTVGVGALTPKVTNAQLFYPPASDRHSLMVIGQGVVRVPADTADIELVFSSGSSNDELQTQPSSLPETRRLSSPSGFGSPSLLEQQDRAASPTLLFNYKTAAEPLPNKKSPTKATLQPVVDSLVAKGIRTDKIQVQINPNASENNAKILVRLEKPTRVSEAPPLEVRVQEIVATANKSTSQIENLSVKSVGVDYAVNDCQALQSSVYQSAMKDAQSRAQALATAMEVKLGTPSVAEPFYTLLYPSCSSKTGVPLPSFASFLLSPVYNPDAPAEVEMKKDIFVTYTTK, from the coding sequence TTGACAATTACTAACTTCAAAGGATATTCCCAGGATATGAGAAAAATAACTGCTCTAATGCTAAGTATTTCCGTGACTGTAGGGGTAGGGGCATTAACACCCAAAGTCACTAATGCCCAATTGTTTTACCCACCAGCAAGCGATCGCCATTCATTAATGGTAATCGGTCAAGGGGTTGTGAGAGTGCCAGCAGATACAGCGGATATTGAGTTGGTATTCAGTAGTGGAAGTAGCAATGATGAGTTACAAACGCAACCATCATCTCTACCCGAAACCCGCCGTCTATCCTCACCCTCCGGGTTCGGCAGTCCCTCTTTGTTGGAACAACAAGACCGGGCTGCCTCACCAACTCTACTTTTTAATTACAAAACAGCAGCAGAACCTTTACCAAACAAAAAATCCCCAACGAAAGCAACTCTTCAGCCTGTAGTGGATAGCTTAGTTGCTAAAGGCATTAGGACTGATAAAATTCAAGTGCAAATTAATCCTAATGCCAGTGAAAATAACGCCAAAATATTGGTGAGACTAGAAAAACCAACACGCGTTAGCGAAGCTCCTCCTTTGGAGGTTCGCGTCCAAGAAATTGTTGCTACAGCGAACAAGTCCACGAGCCAAATTGAAAACCTTTCTGTCAAGAGTGTGGGTGTTGACTATGCAGTAAATGACTGTCAAGCTTTGCAGAGTTCAGTTTATCAATCAGCGATGAAAGATGCCCAAAGCCGCGCTCAGGCTTTAGCAACTGCGATGGAAGTTAAACTTGGTACTCCTTCTGTCGCCGAGCCATTTTACACATTACTTTATCCCTCATGTAGTTCTAAAACTGGAGTTCCTTTACCGTCGTTTGCTAGTTTTTTATTATCACCAGTTTATAATCCAGATGCCCCAGCAGAAGTTGAAATGAAAAAGGATATTTTTGTGACATATACAACGAAATAA
- a CDS encoding VOC family protein: MSTHPQIDQQVTFFSTHNLNISTEFYEQKLGLELWLDQGNCRIYTVSGSGYLGLCQASEKLTPPTDKHSSVIFTLVTQQVDEWFEYLQERGVEFEKPPTLNEKYNIYHCFFRDPDGYLIEIQRFETNYNKKDITK, encoded by the coding sequence ATGTCTACTCATCCGCAAATCGACCAACAAGTTACCTTCTTCTCTACCCATAATCTCAATATATCTACAGAATTCTACGAACAAAAGCTAGGTTTGGAGTTATGGCTTGACCAAGGAAACTGTCGAATTTATACTGTTAGTGGTTCTGGATACTTAGGATTGTGTCAAGCAAGCGAAAAATTAACTCCCCCAACCGATAAACACTCAAGTGTCATTTTTACCCTGGTAACACAGCAGGTGGATGAATGGTTTGAATATCTCCAAGAACGTGGCGTCGAATTTGAAAAGCCACCTACACTAAATGAAAAGTACAATATTTATCACTGCTTTTTCCGCGATCCTGATGGTTATTTGATTGAAATTCAACGTTTTGAGACTAACTACAACAAAAAAGACATAACCAAATAA
- a CDS encoding bestrophin family ion channel codes for MMNEKIQWLRTALQPKGSVMKAIFKHILWCGAFGFLISLLHHFEKPVSQPILANVIPSIVLGLLLVFRTNTAYERFWEGRKCWGSIVNNTRNLARQIWVSVDEISPEDKDNKITALNLLAAFAVTTKLHLRGETVNSELEDLMPSTKYIKLKIMNNPPIEVAFWIGDYLQQQYDRNCLNSYQLTSLQELLNSLVDNLGACERILKTPMPLAYAIHLKQLLILYCFLLPFQIVDSLGWWTGLVSALVGFTLFGIEAIGLEIENPFGYDANDLPLDAICETMKRNIDDLITLTPNARSHQQDSITN; via the coding sequence ATGATGAACGAAAAAATCCAATGGCTCCGCACAGCATTACAACCTAAAGGTTCAGTAATGAAAGCAATTTTCAAACATATTTTATGGTGTGGAGCTTTCGGATTTTTAATTTCTCTGCTTCACCATTTTGAAAAACCTGTATCCCAGCCTATTTTAGCAAATGTGATTCCTAGCATTGTTTTAGGTTTGTTACTTGTCTTTCGTACAAATACTGCTTATGAACGATTTTGGGAAGGAAGAAAATGCTGGGGTTCTATAGTAAATAACACCCGAAATTTAGCGAGGCAAATTTGGGTATCAGTTGATGAAATTTCACCAGAAGATAAAGACAATAAAATTACAGCATTGAACTTATTGGCAGCTTTTGCTGTGACAACTAAATTACATTTGCGAGGAGAAACTGTCAATAGCGAGTTAGAAGACTTAATGCCATCTACTAAGTATATAAAACTGAAGATTATGAATAATCCTCCTATAGAGGTTGCCTTTTGGATAGGAGATTATTTACAGCAACAGTACGATCGTAATTGTCTTAATAGCTACCAGCTAACATCTCTGCAAGAATTATTGAATAGTCTTGTGGATAATTTAGGTGCTTGCGAACGTATTTTAAAAACACCTATGCCACTTGCTTATGCTATTCATTTGAAGCAATTACTGATACTATATTGTTTCTTGCTACCATTTCAAATAGTAGACAGTCTCGGTTGGTGGACAGGTTTAGTTTCTGCTTTGGTTGGGTTCACTTTGTTTGGCATTGAAGCCATTGGCTTAGAGATAGAAAACCCCTTTGGTTATGACGCTAATGATTTACCATTAGATGCAATTTGTGAAACAATGAAGCGCAATATTGACGATTTAATTACTTTGACTCCCAATGCGCGATCGCATCAACAAGATAGTATAACCAATTGA